A window of Cydia pomonella isolate Wapato2018A chromosome 25, ilCydPomo1, whole genome shotgun sequence genomic DNA:
agtgggccaaatttagctttcaagatttgacccacactatcAAACCCactaacatactaacagggcaagttaaataaaaacttgtaaaaaatcgGCCCATGTgtcacatttaaaaatgtcatacatacataaatatgcCTAAAGACTCCACGATAAAAAGAGTGGTCATGGATAATACGGTAAATCTTTTAAATGAATGAGAGTTTTCAAAAagcctttatttattattgttatatcaaattacataatagtacattgtgcaacgaggggggtaagtgaaattttgcaaacgaagtcgagtttgcaatattcttacccctggagttacacacaatgtttttgatctcacttgcgaagaaaaaactacattttcagcgaaatacaaacaaacattcgtccgcaaacatttttgacaggttagtcATCGAAGGCaaagacctatccggcattcagccatgattgaaaattgtgtaaaattattttaaacgtctattaaattaattaaattaaatatttttaacataaactaTAAAAGTCAGtatgttaaaattaaacttgCTATGAATTAGTGGCACAATTTACAATGTGTTTctttgggtcaaatcttgcaagtttaatttgacccacttcccaatATTCGATtaagctgaaacttcacatacacatGTAAGTTggttgacaatgcaatattatggtaccatcgagctgatctgatgatggagacaggaggcggtcatgggaactttgtgataaaacaacgacGTGATTGTGTTTGAATGATTTCGACTACGACGAATGATATACTAGTATATTAGTTACTtgttaaaaaaagtacattcagcgataaaagcttgtatcataattttttttttacaaaaaacttatATATAGTATGGTGTTTTTGGTAAAAAGATATTACCAGATAACGCATGACCACTTTTTATCGTGGACATTCTTTACTAGGGTGCTTAGCAAACGTGCCAATTAACGCTCCTTAGCGTAGTTATCTCACTCTATCACTTCAATAtgagtgtgacagtgacagttgctttTCGTTCGcaacggagcgttaacgattggcacgttctGCTCCCTGGAATTTTTCTGTCTAATACTTgtgattatatatataattttgatcTTACAGAATATTCTCCGCGTAGCGAGGAAGATGGCGACGAGGAgctatacagatgtcaatcttGTGACTTTACTAGTGTCCATAAACATTATATAAGAGTTCATAAAAACATCGCCCACGCTAATGAGAAGATGTGGAAACACAAACAGAGAAAAAACAGTCAAAAGAAACCCTACCAATGCGATCAATGCAAGTTTGCTACTCTCCGGGAAGATATattacaatgtcataaaaagatGCATACCAAAAATATTCCTTACAAATGTGATGAATGTGATTTTGCTACTAACATcgaattttatttacaagttcATAAAAAGACACACATTGGTGAGAAACCATACAACTGTGATAAATGCGATTATGCTCACGCTCGCAAATATGAATTGGAAGTCCACGTGAATACCGTGCACGGGAGTGAAAAGGTCTACAAATGCGACCAATGCAAGTTTGCTACTGTCCGGGAAGATATATTCCACTCTCACAAAAAGATGCATGCCAATTATATTCCTTACAAATGTGAGCAATGTGATTTTACTACtaaaatcaaagaaaatttaCAAGTTCATAAAACGATGCACATTGTTGAGAAACCATACAAGTGTGATCAATGCTATTACGATGGTGCCAGCGAAACCCTTTTGGAAATTCACAAAAATATGATGCATGGCGCCTTCGCACAAATTAGTAAcgggaaaaaaagaaaaacaagaaGGAGACAAAAAATATGATGCATACAATGCATAGTATGGACAATGCCAAAAATGAAACTCATCAATTCCATTTGTGCATGGGTGCACACCAAAGATAAACCTTACAAATGTGCCTATAGTTTAGAGTACTTCGTGTGTTTGCACGTTTTTAGGTTAAAACTCCAGAATGAAATTATTGAAATGCTtcaattattatgatttattgtatttacttaaaaatctaattttatgtaataaaaataaataaagttgatACTAAAGCGTAAATATAAATAGCGCAGTTTGGTTGTgtttgattttcaattgttcaGTATAAAAGCTTTAACAGACGGGCGTACCTGAACCTTTATCCGGTCCGAGGCCTGATTGATCGAATGGAAGGTCGGCCGTACGTCCGTTATGGACGCAGCTGTAAATAAGAGTGAGAAAGATAGATGCTGACCGGTCCAAGGTCGCGGTCCGGTATGCctgtttcgctaccgtcacatggacgtaaggtgaaaaatttattgacttaattacttttttgttacaggtgcctacaatagttcttgtaacGAACTGGCCAAGCTACATATTTAAACTAACGTGTAGTTTGTAAAggtagaagcttggctctacatgagatctgataagtttttcacagtgcgagccttatggtttcgtcttagcaacattttacatgaaaatcccccccccccccccctcccgcCTTCACTAGGCCTCCGGCCATATGAActttgcccccccccccccctaattCAATGACTGGCTACGTAATTCAAAACCTACTACCCAATATTAAgagttaatattttaaagtaattgtAAGAAATACTTGTTCGAcgcctagatttttttttgctgatAATAACCTGAACCTGAGTATAGTTATTATGAACAATTGAACAGTTTGTTATGCTTTTAAGACaattcatttttgtataaaatctactacggaatggagtatcgagacaaatCCTTACCGAGTTTATCGATACTTAGTAAATaagcttagtttttttttttactacctgAATAAAAAATTTTAGGGATGTTAGGAGAACTGCCTTAGCACTTACCTTCGAAGATTTTTGATTATTGATTTTCGTGGGCCCGCGACATTTTTTGAAAACAccttttaagagggaagtataattgatcgtccatacaaaaatagaaaacgtttttcctcttttaaatattttccattctccatgatttttagtatgttattgacacaatgaaaatctaggtttataggtttccctTTTTTTAGGTTTCTACTGTATCATGGGTCTGGGTTACTTCAcatcgtttaaataaaatacattctCACTATAAAACCTTTactgatattaatttaataaataactacaCTAGTTCTGATATACAAATTTGCATTATTTACATAAAGTAGGGCATATCTTTTACTACCAACCCGATTCGGACTTTTAAGATACTTACGTCAAAACTTTCGTTTTTCTCGTTTACggttttttttgtcgtttttgtttgaagaaacgtcacttttgacactgacatatccaatccatatcgtatctatggaaggtagaggtaaggaacgcaatctccataggcagaactgatgcaagtgtccagttgtcagctataaataatggttccaaatctctccaaagtagctaagaacctaggcgttatttaCGGAGTGAATTACcctgtctatgattttttttttaagtattctaggtgttgcagcgccacctatttaaggtttattGATGACactttggtatatggagattccattccttacctccaccttccataatcgtatctttaggaagtTTTTAAGCATcataaaattcgaatcgggccgaaagacAATAGTTTAATGAGcgttcttaaaatatttttgaacattttattttcaatttcttttGGGTTTTCTCCGGATATACTCCGGTTACCGAATTggtagtaaaaaaaacaacgggttgcactccgggagtgccggcagaagtgaaaacttaaataataacgttgtgcatttttgatattttggagaaattgagtagcagttttataaaaagaggtAATtatctattatacctacgtaaataaatttgagtgtggaagatattttgaaatgcgaattttagtgttaacccttttccaggcatagtaagatttatcgaccacatacgcgccattagaatttcaactttagcatttcgatttaaggttcaaattagattacactttcaggaaatgttacttgtcttcaaatgaatcatcaaagctggattaattggaatatatttggcttttttgggaaaaccttgtagattggtgcggcctagaaaagggttaatatataacatatacagagtaattcatgagacgtgagcaggactacagcctacacaatcagtaaatgttaatgaatcgttcaccatcatattaagtagaACAATCAcacttcttttctgttatttaactttttggtaagtaaaaatttgagtatctacaatcatggacacccaacaacacaaagatacaatacaacacaattaacaaagattaaacctctttaaccgttatgacagcactttaattatgaagaaaataaaatgtcacacttgaatagAGAtaggatttttcaaaagtaaccaggcttcgatgacattcaaattgcacgtcaccatgatgtcacgtgtccgtcttacgaattttcaatctgacggccacgtgacacctgacgcgagtttaacgttttttccccatcacaaaaagtgcacagcgccgctaaagaagttttcacttcaaaaatgttATAGACACATATCAGTTaatgaataaggatcaaagtcaaatgacgttctaaaagttttaatcatgtatcgaaagatggcagtaaatttactgtggctacaaagtttactttgacaatccgcctctattttaaattctatactatgccatttagtttccttaaacacACGGTAAAAACACGTTGCACATGCAAAGAAAACCCAAAAAAGTTGTGTTCACTCATGTCATCAGAAAGAAGTCATTGAAATAAAGTGTATAATTTGAATATCTTAGAATTGTTTGAAGTGttcaaatctattttttatacaaagtaTATTGtaagtcaatgtacgaaattcgtGCTTATCGTGTCATTAACTATGACGCGTACCTTAACTCATAATTtcatgttgttaaaggttagatttgacaaacctgcgcgtcatcgtggatggcacgaactatagCGCGGTTAGTCAGATcaactaggtacagtcaagtgtaaaaatatgggtgtatttttgagtaagatgtgtatcttactcaaaaatatgtcccatagcatcttattccagtgtaataagagcgtatcaccatatttatgagacgattctttcgatacacaTTTTTGCACTGGACTGTACGAAGACAGTGTTAGAAATGAGCTTTGCGCAAGATTTCAAGACTCACTAATTTTTAAGTACTTCAAAAGCTACATGCAAAAATccatttgacaaaaaaatccttacagtgacccgtttttattgcactcatgtgtgtaaatattatgtattttgaaGCGATAGTTAATATTGGCAAAAAGAATCTGAAaaagaggtgtattgtcaaagaaaactttgtagcgacgttcATGTACTGCCATCTtacgacacataattaaaacttttagaacgctatttcacttagatccttattctttcaccgatatgtgttcaatttgttaaatatcaaaaagtggcgccatcttacccagcactacctaaaggttatagcgccatcgctcgaaacgaagTCGCCATACccttggcctttgatctattagatggcgccactttttgatatttaacaattttgacACACTtaagtgaaagaataagaatcaaagtgaaatagcgttctaaaagttttaatcatgtgtcgaaagatggcaataaatttgctgtggctacaaatttttctttgacaatccacctatatttcaaattctctttgctattggattacttacattatattacattggATCGGATTATATAGTGGGATTTTGGTTCGTAATTTGCTATATACAATTAAATAGTGGAGAGTTGGGTGACTACGGGGttttaaagataataatatttaataatacaatatacaGAATACTATGATGCATAGTAATGGGCATTATTAACCtcaaaatgttgtttttttaatacagatgTATTACCTATACGGTCAAGACTGGGGATATTTCCTTGAAACAAAGGATTTAACTATATAAACTACTTGTCACgttctattatttaataagaTGTTTTCGGGTAGTTCcgaaaaagtaaaacaaaaaaaagtggcGGATAATTCTGAAAAGGGACTCTTGTTGCaacgaaatattttaaatgattttcgCGATTACGTACCTAATTTCCGAAATTATCCGAATACACCTTAGAATATACCTGTCCGGAATTAGatcataactttaaaaaaaaaaagtattatcgTATTGCATAGTGTCATTATCCTGAGAAGTCATTTTTGTGATTTTTGAATTGGAATCTTCCTTTATTTCATTATTGttcaatatataatttaaatttgttcctTTAAATGGGCATCAGGACTTAGGAGGATATAAATTTCATatattcatagaaatttgacattaacagTTTTGTATGATTCActgttagtttcactagacttatattgaccgggatatggaccgtgattaccttttgtattgttttctatcAAGATTGGTAAGAAAAGCcgttgatatttaaaaaaaaaagtgcagaCTGTCAATGTGTGGAATCCTGTGATTAGTTTGTGTACAAAACCAACGATATCCGAATCAAACACGCGTAGTGTCAATGAGTGTAGTCTGTTTGGACCGTTTGTTAGTCGTATacaagtgtggacgcgaccagtggtaaccgtgaacaagatgcatgtaactgcgtcgaaatatcgggagctcgaaaacaatagaAAAGGTAATCATCCATATCCAGCTCAATATAAGTCTAAAATTGACATTAATTATGACATTCTAAGTCATTTCTTGAAACAGTAATAATTTCGATGTCTTTCCGCGTCAACAATGTTTAATTTCACAGATTTTGTTACGTGACCTTGAAAAAGTCACTTTTGCTATTAAGATTTTGAACTACCCTGCAATTAATGtatcagaaaaaaaactaacattACGAAATTTCTGCCACATAAGAAATTCtactaaactaaattttatataaagctatttttttcagtatttATTATCATTACAATGAAGTTAGACAGAAGTACATGGGAAAAACGAGCAAAATCATatagaagttttatttaaaatttaaaaatatgcggtttaggagataaaattaatcatttattatacGCGTCGAATGATCCTTCCCATTTCctttactttttagggttccgtagccaaatggcaaaaaacggaacccttatagattcgtcatgtccgtctgtctgtccgattctgtcacagccacttttttccgaaactataaaagctatactgttcaaacttggtaagtagatgtatcctatgaaccgcattatgatgtttacacaaaaatagaaaaaaaacaataaattttgggggttccccatacttagaactgaaactcaaaaaatcttttttcatcaaacccatacgtgtggggtatctatggataggtctttaaaaatgatattgaggtttctaatatcatttttttctaaactgaatagtttgcgcgagagacacttccaaactggtaaaaagtgtgccccccccgtaacttctaaaataacagaatgaaaaatctaaaaaaaatatatgatattcattgccatgcaaacttccaccgaaaattggttcgaacgagatctagtaagtagtttttttttattacgtcataaaaattaaaaaaaattttttttttcatcaaacccatacgtgtggggtatctacggataggtcttcaaaaatgatattgag
This region includes:
- the LOC133531333 gene encoding zinc finger protein 90-like, whose translation is MSVKDAKYVWVELEPVFGGVAGLHTKQEQELTENVKSEVKSEPVENMCVISETARADLYLNQEQPESAQAGHIDHAVEAEVKAEPKDMSDSEPATQASLYSHIDPAVKAALKAEAENMCGDNEASMLTDFEYESANTSQIDHLVKDTEPESEESVCSMSTVSEQAELYLKHEVQDGLVVGPEAYHRASFNLAMMTPIPQSSCTVRLERMHVDMERCLCSIGGNTYRFQLCLIQQENDTTADEEYSPRSEEDGDEELYRCQSCDFTSVHKHYIRVHKNIAHANEKMWKHKQRKNSQKKPYQCDQCKFATLREDILQCHKKMHTKNIPYKCDECDFATNIEFYLQVHKKTHIGEKPYNCDKCDYAHARKYELEVHVNTVHGSEKVYKCDQCKFATVREDIFHSHKKMHANYIPYKCEQCDFTTKIKENLQVHKTMHIVEKPYKCDQCYYDGASETLLEIHKNMMHGAFAQISNGKKRKTRRRQKI